In one Watersipora subatra chromosome 6, tzWatSuba1.1, whole genome shotgun sequence genomic region, the following are encoded:
- the LOC137398627 gene encoding uncharacterized protein, giving the protein MKSNMATSFTHTIRTAYSTSMKDFLKQGEGIWRGKTVIHDSQGCLCMYGEEKEYGEEKEYGCMYGPERQQTQKEKYKEQRRSQNPTKRPRPQDNTSDSNTELKIRRKRSACSGRVGVRAEAMRASIDVGSIYKTPQTTAL; this is encoded by the exons atgaaatcgaatatggcaacaagttttacacataccataaggacggcatattcaacaagcatgaaagactttttgaag caaggtgaaggtatttggagaggtaagaccgtcattcatgacagtcaaggctgtttatgtatgtatggcgaagaaaaagagtatggcgaagaaaaagagtatggttgcatgtacggccctgaaagacagcagacccagaaggaaaagtacaaagaacagcggagg tcacagaatccaacaaagagaccgcgtcctcaagacaatacatctgatagtaacacggag ctcaagataaggaggaaacgcagtgcttgctcaggacgggtaggagtaagagcagaggctatgcgagcttccatagatgtggggagcatctacaaaacgccacaaacgacagcattatag
- the LOC137398771 gene encoding ATP-binding cassette sub-family F member 1-like, protein MVTNFNLESLKKAPKVKYDEEKVNDDYNPYLDPEEREVTNDSVVEMKKEPTAKLTHKELKKMKKQKLFEEQLDALKAEDQFILLQANKSSKSSNLLNNAFDIKVENYSISARGKDLFVNASLTIANQRRYGLVGLNGHGKTTLLNHMAQRKLNIPPNIDILLCEQEVNADDTFAILAVLNVLVKKLSADFENGQADAGTRLKEVYGEIKAIGVDSVEPKARRILAGLGFTKEMQERPTKHFSDGWRMRVSLARALFLEPTFLLLDEPTNHLDLNAVIWLDNYLQNWKKTLLIVSHDLSFLDNVCTDIIHLDMQKLFSYKGNYASFKKMFKQKRKEQIKDYEKQEKRLREMKVSGKSSKDARNFADTLYMGMSPVIAVPLTLDSDMSRNVKEIDPVLPLVQEVAEERQ, encoded by the exons ATGGTAACAAATTTCA ATCTTGAGTCACTAAAGAAAGCTCCTAAGGTGAAGTATGATGAGGAAAAAGTGAATGATGATTATAACCCGTATCTCGACCCTGAGGAGAGAGAGGTGACCAATGACAGCGTTGTTGAAATG AAGAAGGAGCCAACAGCTAAGCTCACCCACAAAGAGCTAAAGAAAATGAAGAAACAGAAGCTATTTGAGGAGCAGTTGGATGCTCTGAAGGCTGAGGACCAGTTCATCCTCTTACAGGCTAATAAGTCGAGCAAGTCATCTAATCTCCTTAACAACGCCTTTGACATTAAG GTAGAGAACTATTCAATAAGCGCTCGTGGAAAAGACTTGTTTGTGAATGCGTCTCTCACCATAGCCAACCAAAGAAGGTATGGTCTCGTTGGGCTCAATGGGcatgggaagacaactctactCAACCACATGGCTCAGCGTAAACTGAATATTCCACCTAACATTGATATCTTGCTCTGTGAACAAG AGGTAAATGCAGACGATACATTCGCTATACTCGCTGTCCTAAATGTCCTAGTGAAGAAGTTGTCTGCTGACTTTGAAAACGGGCAGGCTGACGCGGGCACCCGTCTTAAGGAG GTATACGGGGAAATAAAAGCTATCGGAGTAGATTCAGTGGAACCTAAGGCTAGGCGTATCTTAGCCGGTCTCGGTTTCACCAAGGAGATGCAGGAGAGACCAACCAAACATTTCTCTGATGGCTGGAGAATGAGAGTTTCTCTTGCCAG AGCCTTGTTCCTTGAGCCAACCTTCTTGCTGCTCGATGAACCGACCAATCACCTCGATCTCAATGCTGTCATATGGCTAGACAATTACCTGCAGAATTGGAAAAAGACCCTCCTTATCGTTTCCCACGACTTGTCTTTCCTTGACAACGTCTGCACTGACATTATTCACCTGGACATGCAAAAGCTCTTTTCCTACAAGGGCAACTATG CGTCATTCAAGAAGATGTTCAAACAGAAGCGGAAGGAACAGATAAAGGATTATGAAAAGCAGGAGAAAAGACTGAGAGAAATGAAGGTGAGTGGGAAATCTTCAAAGGATGCT CGTAATTTCGCTGACACTCTCTAcatgggcatgtctccagtcattgcGGTTCCCTTGacactagactcagacatgtccag